Proteins co-encoded in one Arthrobacter alpinus genomic window:
- a CDS encoding cupin domain-containing protein has translation MEKSSLKALARELLVSAKSKNSGRSARTVYGGHEKVLRQTVVALTAGSSLDEHDNPGEATVQVLSGRLVLKAGDVSWEGSPGDHLVVPSVRHSVNALEDCTFLLTVAKP, from the coding sequence ATGGAAAAGTCATCACTGAAAGCGTTGGCCCGGGAGTTACTGGTTTCGGCCAAGTCCAAAAACAGCGGTCGCAGTGCCCGGACGGTCTATGGCGGGCATGAGAAGGTCCTGCGCCAGACGGTGGTGGCCCTAACCGCGGGAAGCTCCCTGGATGAGCATGACAATCCCGGCGAGGCCACGGTGCAGGTCCTCAGCGGCCGGCTGGTGTTGAAAGCTGGCGACGTTTCCTGGGAAGGCTCCCCCGGGGACCATCTCGTGGTCCCGTCGGTCCGGCACTCCGTGAATGCACTGGAAGACTGCACCTTCTTATTGACGGTGGCCAAGCCTTAG
- a CDS encoding 8-oxo-dGTP diphosphatase: MTAADVTLCFLLREGSTGQEVLLGLKKTGMGAGKVVGIGGHVEPGESIVAAICREVAEETSLTIHAMDLIPAGTVEFVFPAKPAWDMFTTVFLCRKFDGEPQESSEIAPQWYPCTDLPHAKMWADAIHWLPAFLAGERGHWRVVLNNDNETVASSSHTSPRGQLPADSSGS, encoded by the coding sequence ATGACCGCCGCCGATGTGACCCTGTGTTTCCTGCTCCGTGAGGGCAGCACCGGTCAAGAAGTGCTGCTCGGACTGAAAAAGACCGGAATGGGTGCCGGAAAAGTTGTGGGGATTGGCGGGCACGTGGAACCGGGCGAGAGCATAGTCGCTGCCATCTGCCGCGAAGTGGCGGAGGAAACCTCTCTCACTATCCATGCCATGGATCTGATTCCCGCGGGAACCGTGGAGTTTGTGTTCCCTGCTAAGCCCGCGTGGGATATGTTTACCACCGTCTTCTTGTGCCGAAAGTTCGACGGCGAGCCCCAAGAAAGCTCCGAGATCGCCCCGCAGTGGTATCCGTGCACCGACCTGCCCCATGCCAAGATGTGGGCCGACGCCATTCACTGGCTGCCAGCATTCCTAGCAGGGGAGCGCGGCCACTGGCGCGTTGTGCTGAACAACGACAACGAAACCGTCGCCTCCAGCTCCCACACCTCTCCGCGTGGACAGCTCCCAGCGGATTCGTCCGGCAGCTGA
- a CDS encoding XdhC family protein produces MRPLLEGQAAVSVHHTPRPEVVLDGLPQGAFILVLTHDHAEDLILCAAALRSQPSYIRLISSHSKWQRFCKRLLEEGHDEEQISSTTSSSAYLPSPARILLALPLPRI; encoded by the coding sequence ATGCGGCCTTTGCTTGAAGGTCAGGCCGCGGTGAGCGTTCATCACACGCCGCGCCCAGAGGTAGTCCTGGATGGGCTTCCGCAGGGGGCCTTCATTCTTGTGCTAACGCATGATCATGCCGAGGACCTGATTCTGTGCGCGGCTGCGCTGCGGTCCCAGCCGTCCTACATTAGGCTGATTAGCTCCCACAGCAAATGGCAGCGATTTTGCAAAAGGCTACTCGAAGAGGGCCACGATGAAGAGCAGATCAGCTCAACTACCAGCTCATCGGCCTACCTTCCATCACCGGCAAGGATCCTGTTAGCATTGCCATTGCCGCGGATCTGA
- the xerD gene encoding site-specific tyrosine recombinase XerD — protein MERLIRDYLLHVSVERGLAPNTLQAYERDLRRYGLFLQAAGITQVEQITRRHISEFSQGLSDGADGGSALGLRSVARTVVSVRGLHKFWALEGISTADPATDIHPPQAGRRLPKAISVHDVTRILEAAGSETPTGLRDAAMLEFLYSTGARISEAVGLDVDDLVLPSESEDGPSLVRLFGKGSKERIVPIGSYALRALEAYLVRGRPALVAKGKGTPALFLNARGGRISRQSVWTILKSVAEKAQVDAEVSPHTLRHSFATHLLEGGADVRVVQELLGHASVTTTQVYTLVTAETLREVYAAAHPRALG, from the coding sequence CAAACACCTTGCAAGCGTACGAGCGCGATCTGCGCCGCTATGGGCTGTTCCTGCAAGCGGCCGGAATTACCCAGGTGGAGCAGATAACTCGCCGCCATATTAGTGAGTTTTCCCAGGGCCTGTCCGACGGCGCAGATGGGGGATCGGCGCTCGGGCTGCGGTCCGTGGCGCGCACCGTGGTATCGGTGCGGGGACTCCACAAATTTTGGGCTCTGGAAGGCATCAGCACAGCCGACCCGGCCACCGACATTCACCCGCCGCAGGCTGGCCGCCGGCTCCCCAAGGCCATTAGTGTTCACGACGTCACCCGCATCCTTGAAGCAGCCGGATCCGAGACCCCTACCGGTCTCCGGGACGCGGCCATGTTGGAGTTCTTGTACTCCACAGGTGCCCGCATCAGTGAAGCCGTGGGGCTGGACGTGGATGATCTGGTGCTTCCCTCCGAATCCGAGGATGGGCCCTCGCTGGTTCGCTTGTTTGGTAAGGGCTCCAAGGAACGGATCGTACCTATTGGCTCTTACGCCCTGCGAGCCTTGGAAGCCTATCTGGTCCGGGGGAGGCCTGCGCTGGTCGCCAAGGGCAAGGGAACACCTGCGCTGTTCCTCAATGCACGGGGCGGACGGATCAGCCGCCAAAGCGTGTGGACCATTTTGAAGTCCGTGGCCGAGAAGGCTCAGGTGGATGCTGAAGTCTCACCCCACACGCTGCGCCATTCATTTGCCACCCACTTGTTAGAAGGTGGGGCCGATGTGCGTGTTGTTCAGGAACTCTTGGGCCACGCCTCGGTGACCACAACACAGGTTTACACGCTGGTCACTGCTGAGACCTTGCGTGAAGTGTACGCCGCCGCGCACCCCCGCGCCCTCGGGTAG
- a CDS encoding nucleoside deaminase produces MEASQGPDQPVAEQYLARAVKLATDNVLNNGGPFGAIVVTADGQEFAGLNRVTATLDPTAHAEVSAIRNACQGVGSFDLSGATLYTSCEPCPMCLASALWARISRVYFAADRHDAAAAGFDDALFYEYFDAGNDGALMPVASLSTGNAVDPFDQWRNNENRTDY; encoded by the coding sequence ATGGAAGCATCGCAAGGACCCGATCAGCCTGTGGCCGAACAGTATTTGGCCAGAGCCGTAAAGCTGGCCACAGACAATGTGCTCAACAACGGTGGGCCCTTTGGCGCCATCGTTGTGACGGCCGACGGGCAAGAGTTTGCGGGCCTGAACCGGGTCACCGCCACCTTGGATCCCACCGCCCACGCCGAAGTGAGCGCCATTCGCAATGCTTGCCAGGGTGTGGGCAGCTTTGATTTGTCTGGAGCCACGCTGTACACCAGTTGCGAGCCCTGTCCCATGTGTCTGGCGTCCGCGTTGTGGGCGAGGATCAGCCGGGTGTACTTCGCAGCAGACCGTCACGATGCGGCCGCTGCCGGCTTTGATGATGCGCTCTTCTACGAGTACTTCGACGCCGGAAATGACGGTGCTCTGATGCCGGTGGCGAGCCTGAGCACAGGCAACGCCGTGGATCCGTTTGATCAGTGGCGGAACAACGAAAACCGGACAGACTACTAG